One window of Drosophila busckii strain San Diego stock center, stock number 13000-0081.31 chromosome 3L, ASM1175060v1, whole genome shotgun sequence genomic DNA carries:
- the LOC108598388 gene encoding arginine kinase, whose amino-acid sequence MFLPKIHIRQLRCLPKQLFLRQFCKCASQVPPEVLEELEQGFEDMKECDSKSLLKKHLTKERFDKLKDKTTPTYNSTLLDCIRSGLKNPDSGVGIYAPDPEAYSTFSDIFDPIIEDYHGGFKKTSVHPPTCFGFGSDFPNLDPDNLYIVSTRVRCGRSIKDFPFNPCLSKCDYNVLDSIITDALLNLSGEYSGTYFPLCGMEKDKQQELIDSHLLFKEGDRFLKDAKATRYWPTGRGIYINDNRNFLVWVNEEDHVRIISMEKGGNLGAVYERLILGENQLSKQLEFSRDKRLGYLTFCPTNLGTSLRASVHMRLPSLADDKAKLDKMAAKYNLQVRGTRGEHTDAEDGVYDISNKRRMGLTEYEAIQEMYKGIRALIDHECQEAAKACKK is encoded by the coding sequence ATGTTTTTGCCGAAAATCCATATACGGCAGCTGCGCTGTCTGCCCAAGCAGTTGTTCTTGCGTCAATTTTGCAAATGTGCCAGTCAAGTGCCGCCTGAGGTTTTAGAGGAACTGGAGCAGGGTTTCGAAGATATGAAGGAATGCGACTCCAAGAGTCTGTTAAAAAAGCATTTAACGAAGGAAAGATTCGACAAGCTCAAAGATAAAACGACACCAACGTATAACTCTACATTGTTAGATTGCATACGTTCTGGCTTGAAGAATCCCGATTCCGGCGTTGGTATATATGCGCCAGATCCAGAGGCGTACTCAACATTTTCAGATATCTTCGATCCCATCATAGAGGACTATCATGGTGGGTTTAAGAAAACATCCGTGCATCCTCCGACTTGTTTTGGATTTGGTTCAGACTTTCCCAATCTCGATCCAGacaatttgtatatagtatCCACACGTGTGCGCTGCGGCAGATCTATAAAAGATTTCCCCTTCAACCCATGTCTCAGTAAATGTGACTACAATGTACTGGATTCCATAATAACAGATGCCTTACTTAATTTATCTGGTGAATATTCAGGCACTTATTTTCCACTGTGCGGCATGGAGAAGGATAAGCAACAGGAGCTCATTGACAGTCATTTGCTCTTTAAGGAAGGCGATCGTTTTCTTAAGGATGCCAAAGCTACACGCTACTGGCCCACTGGGCGTGGCATCTATATAAATGACAATCGCAACTTTTTGGTCTGGGTCAACGAAGAGGATCATGTGCGCATTATATCAATGGAGAAGGGTGGCAACTTAGGCGCTGTCTACGAGCGTCTAATACTAGGAGAAAATCAACTAAGCAAGCAGCTGGAGTTTAGTCGCGACAAGCGCTTGGGCTATTTGACTTTTTGTCCCACTAATCTGGGCACATCACTTAGAGCTTCAGTGCATATGCGATTGCCTAGCTTAGCGGATGATAAGGCAAAGTTGGACAAAATGGCGGCCAAGTATAACCTCCAGGTGCGTGGTACAAGAGGTGAGCACACCGATGCAGAGGATGGCGTCTATGATATATCAAATAAGAGACGTATGGGCTTGACCGAGTACGAGGCAATCCAGGAGATGTACAAAGGTATTAGAGCGCTCATAGATCACGAATGCCAGGAAGCCGCCAAGGCATGCAAGAAATAG
- the LOC108600062 gene encoding arginine kinase isoform X2: MFALWYLTFAVDEIRKQDTMVDAAVLAKLEEGYAKLAASDSKSLLKKYLTKEVFDNLKNKMTPTFKSTLLDVIQSGLENHDSGVGIYAPDAESYTVFADLFDPIIEDYHGGFKKTDKHPASQFGDVATFGNVDPTNEYVISTRVRCGRSMQGYPFNPCLTEAQYKEMEGKVSTTLSGLEGELKGKFYPLTGMEKTVQQQLIDDHFLFKEGDRFLQAANACRYWPSGRGIYHNDNKTFLVWCNEEDHLRIISMQMGGDLGEVYRRLVGAVNEIEKRVPFSHDDRLGFLTFCPTNLGTTIRASVHIKVPKLASNKAKLEEVAAKYNLQVRGTRGEHTEAEGGVYDISNKRRMGLTEFDAVKEMYDGITELIKLEKSL; encoded by the exons atgtttgctttgtggTATTTGACATTCGCTGTAGATGAAATACG CAAACAAGACACCATGGTTGACGCTGCTGTTCTCGCTAAACTGGAGGAGGGTTATGCCAAGTTGGCTGCCTCCGACTCCAAGTCGCTGTTGAAGAAGTACCTGACCAAGGAGGTCTTCGACAACCTAAAGAACAAGATGACTCCCACTTTCAAGTCAACCTTGTTGGATGTGATCCAGTCTGGTCTGGAGAATCACGATTCCGGTGTGGGCATCTATGCTCCCGATGCTGAGTCCTACACAGTCTTCGCCGATCTGTTCGATCCCATCATTGAGGACTACCATGGTGGCTTCAAGAAGACCGACAAGCACCCTGCTTCCCAGTTCGGTGATGTCGCCACCTTCGGCAATGTCGATCCCACCAACGAGTATGTGATCTCGACTCGTGTGCGTTGCGGTCGCTCCATGCAGGGCTATCCCTTCAACCCTTGCTTGACTGAGGCCCAGTACAAGGAGATGGAGGGCAAGGTCAGCACCACTCTGTCCGGTCTGGAGGGTGAGCTCAAGGGCAAGTTCTATCCATTGACTGGCATGGAGAAgactgtgcagcagcagctgatcgACGATCACTTCCTGTTCAAGGAGGGCGATCGCTTCCTGCAGGCTGCCAACGCTTGCCGCTACTGGCCCTCCGGCCGTGGCATCTACCACAACGACAACAAGACCTTCCTGGTCTGGTGCAATGAGGAGGATCATCTGCGCATCATCTCCATGCAGATGGGTGGTGATCTCGGCGAGGTCTACCGTCGTCTGGTCGGTGCCGTCAACGAGATTGAGAAGCGTGTGCCCTTCAGCCACGATGATCGTCTCGGCTTCTTGACCTTCTGCCCCACCAATCTGGGCACCACCATCCGTGCCTCCGTGCACATCAAGGTGCCCAAGCTGGCCTCCAACAAGGCCAAGCTCGAGGAGGTTGCCGCCAAGTACAATCTGCAAGTGCGCGGCACTCGCGGCGAGCACACCGAAGCCGAGGGCGGTGTCTATGACATCTCCAACAAGCGTCGCATGGGTCTCACCGAATTCGATGCCGTCAAGGAGATGTACGATGGCATCACCGAGCTCATCAAGCTCGAGAAGAGCTTGTAA
- the LOC108600135 gene encoding cytochrome c oxidase assembly protein COX18, mitochondrial, whose protein sequence is MLFLLKTASRRPQILTACNYGYLRHSRWQEQRFASTEAAAATAATQLANAGGLVGFWQSLSNSTPVAYMQDALIQIHDYTGLPWWASIVMSTFMFRAVVTLPLTIYQHKITARIEKIALEMPAIVEELKREAAMAKQKFKWTDKQTAVVYRRSIKKQWQKLIVRDNCHPLKTVIVLWGQIPLWICQSVALRNLVYMLPDPTTLTAQIVATEMTIGGFGWIPNLTQVDNSYILPVALGLINLCIVEVQSMTRTRPATRMQSIANNVFRGLSVLMVPIACTVPSALCVYWVASSSFGLAQNLLILSPELRRAVGIPQTATELQQPYEQLWLKIQKRARLLEEAPADKTASK, encoded by the exons atgttgtttttattaaaaactgcaAGTCGGCGGCCACAAATACTTACAGCTTGCAATTATGGCTATTTACGCCACAGCAGGTGGCAGGAACAACGCTTTGCGTCAACAGAAGCAGCGGCTGCAACAGCGGCAACACAATTGGCCAATGCCGGCGGTCTAGTGGGTTTTTGGCAATCGCTGTCAAACAGCACACCTGTGGCCTATATGCAGGATGCACTAATCCAGATACACGACTACACAGGATTGCCCTGGTGGGCATCTATAGTAATGTCCACGTTTATGTTCAGGGCTGTGGTGACGCTGCCCTTGACGATTTATCAGCACAAAATAACGGCGCGAATAGAGAAAATAGCGCTTGAAATGCCGGCTATAGTGGAGGAATTAAAGCGCGAAGCAGCCATGGCCAAGCAGAAATTCAAATGGACCGataagcaaacagctgttgttTATAGAAGATCG ATCAAAAAACAATGGCAAAAGCTCATAGTGCGTGACAATTGCCATCCCTTGAAGACAGTCATAGTGCTGTGGGGTCAAATACCTTTATGGATTTGTCAATCGGTAGCTTTGCGTAATTTGGTTTACATGCTGCCCGATCCTACAACGCTGACGGCACAAATAGTAGCTACGGAAATGACCATAGGCGGCTTTGGCTGGATACCCAATCTCACACAAGTGGATAACTCTTACATACTGCCTGTCGCGCTGGGACTCATCAATCTCTGCATTGTGGAAGTGCAAAGCATGACGCGCACGCGTCCTGCAACGCGCATGCAAAGCATTGCCAACAATGTATTTCGTGGTCTGAGCGTGCTAATGGTGCCCATAGCTTGCACAGTGCCATCAGCCTTGTGCGTTTACTGGGTGGCTTCCAGCAGCTTTGGCTTGGCACAGAATCTGTTAATACTGTCGCCGGAGCTGAGACGTGCAGTGGGCATaccacaaacagcaacagagctgcagcagccataTGAACAGCTCTGGCTGAAAATACAAAAGCGCGCCAGATTATTGGAAGAGGCGCCAGCTGATAAGACGGCCAGCAAGTGA
- the LOC108598928 gene encoding 1,2-dihydroxy-3-keto-5-methylthiopentene dioxygenase yields the protein MVNVWYMDNDTSDQRLEHKRQPPTCMELAELYTKTGVEYFKINADDYENDKELMELRSQRGYNFEDEITCSEKCLPDYANKLKSFYAEHLHTDEEIRLVLEGSGYFDVRDSEENWLRIQVVKGDLIIIPAGIYHRFTLDTNNYIKARRYFVGEPVWTPHNRPADDMDCRKAYLERLVQLSA from the exons ATGGTTAACGTTTGGTATATGGACAATGATACATCAGATCAGCGCTTGGAACATAAGCGCCAGCCTCCCACCTGTATGGAGCTAGCTGAATTATATACCAAAACCGGCGTGGAATATTTTAAG ATTAATGCGGATGACTATGAGAATGATAAGGAGTTAATGGAACTGCGTTCCCAGCGTGGTTACAACTTTGAAGACGAGATCACTTGCTCGGAAAAGTGCCTGCCGGACTatgctaacaaattaaaatctttCTACGCAGAGCACTTGCATACGGACGAAGAGATTCGTCTGGTCTTGGAAGGCTCCGGTTACTTTGATGTACGTGA TTCTGAGGAAAACTGGCTGCGCATACAGGTGGTCAAAGGAGATTTGATTATTATACCCGCTGGTATCTACCATCGCTTTACATTGGACACCAAC AACTATATAAAAGCACGCAGATATTTTGTTGGCGAGCCGGTTTGGACACCACACAATCGTCCGGCAGATGACATGGACTGTCGCAAGGCCTACTTGGAGCGTCTAGTGCAACTAAGCGCTTAA
- the LOC108600062 gene encoding arginine kinase isoform X1 → MFALWYLTFAVDEIRKRLAWLFGGTKKPVAPAIENKPAPAVAPVPTPKPAPPAVVKPTPAPAPVVTKPEPPKKASEPPKPAQPAPATTPAPVQPAAAPVQPTPAPVTTPVAVKSAADKMPIPLPKSLTESNGNGTASNGNGVALDGLDQKLYDAQPNKLMKVDTEQLKDASNDFIKGEANAFVQSIKEAQQAGARKQDTMVDAAVLAKLEEGYAKLAASDSKSLLKKYLTKEVFDNLKNKMTPTFKSTLLDVIQSGLENHDSGVGIYAPDAESYTVFADLFDPIIEDYHGGFKKTDKHPASQFGDVATFGNVDPTNEYVISTRVRCGRSMQGYPFNPCLTEAQYKEMEGKVSTTLSGLEGELKGKFYPLTGMEKTVQQQLIDDHFLFKEGDRFLQAANACRYWPSGRGIYHNDNKTFLVWCNEEDHLRIISMQMGGDLGEVYRRLVGAVNEIEKRVPFSHDDRLGFLTFCPTNLGTTIRASVHIKVPKLASNKAKLEEVAAKYNLQVRGTRGEHTEAEGGVYDISNKRRMGLTEFDAVKEMYDGITELIKLEKSL, encoded by the exons atgtttgctttgtggTATTTGACATTCGCTGTAGATGAAATACG CAAACGTTTGGCTTGGCTATTTGGTGGTACTAAGAAGCCCGTAGCACCTGCGATAGAAAATAAACCCGCGCCTGCAGTAGCACCAGTTCCAACTCCCAaaccagcaccaccagcagttGTAAAACCAACTCCAGCTCCCGCGCCTGTTGTCACAAAGCCCGAGCCGCCCAAGAAAGCGTCTGAGCCACCGAAGCCTGCACaaccagcgccagcaacaacaccagctCCTgtacaaccagcagcagctcctgtaCAACCAACACCAGCTCCAGTAACTACACCTGTTGCAGTTAAAAGCGCAGCTGACAAGATGCCAATTCCCTTGCCCAAATCGTTGACCGAATCAAATGGCAATGGCACTgccagcaatggcaatggcgtTGCACTTGATGGTCTGGATCAAAAGCTGTATGATGCGCAGCCCAACAAGCTAATGAAGGTGGATACCGAGCAGCTAAAGGATGCTAGCAATGACTTCATCAAAGGCGAGGCCAATGCCTTTGTGCAGTCCATCAAGGAGGCGCAGCAGGCGGGCGCACG CAAACAAGACACCATGGTTGACGCTGCTGTTCTCGCTAAACTGGAGGAGGGTTATGCCAAGTTGGCTGCCTCCGACTCCAAGTCGCTGTTGAAGAAGTACCTGACCAAGGAGGTCTTCGACAACCTAAAGAACAAGATGACTCCCACTTTCAAGTCAACCTTGTTGGATGTGATCCAGTCTGGTCTGGAGAATCACGATTCCGGTGTGGGCATCTATGCTCCCGATGCTGAGTCCTACACAGTCTTCGCCGATCTGTTCGATCCCATCATTGAGGACTACCATGGTGGCTTCAAGAAGACCGACAAGCACCCTGCTTCCCAGTTCGGTGATGTCGCCACCTTCGGCAATGTCGATCCCACCAACGAGTATGTGATCTCGACTCGTGTGCGTTGCGGTCGCTCCATGCAGGGCTATCCCTTCAACCCTTGCTTGACTGAGGCCCAGTACAAGGAGATGGAGGGCAAGGTCAGCACCACTCTGTCCGGTCTGGAGGGTGAGCTCAAGGGCAAGTTCTATCCATTGACTGGCATGGAGAAgactgtgcagcagcagctgatcgACGATCACTTCCTGTTCAAGGAGGGCGATCGCTTCCTGCAGGCTGCCAACGCTTGCCGCTACTGGCCCTCCGGCCGTGGCATCTACCACAACGACAACAAGACCTTCCTGGTCTGGTGCAATGAGGAGGATCATCTGCGCATCATCTCCATGCAGATGGGTGGTGATCTCGGCGAGGTCTACCGTCGTCTGGTCGGTGCCGTCAACGAGATTGAGAAGCGTGTGCCCTTCAGCCACGATGATCGTCTCGGCTTCTTGACCTTCTGCCCCACCAATCTGGGCACCACCATCCGTGCCTCCGTGCACATCAAGGTGCCCAAGCTGGCCTCCAACAAGGCCAAGCTCGAGGAGGTTGCCGCCAAGTACAATCTGCAAGTGCGCGGCACTCGCGGCGAGCACACCGAAGCCGAGGGCGGTGTCTATGACATCTCCAACAAGCGTCGCATGGGTCTCACCGAATTCGATGCCGTCAAGGAGATGTACGATGGCATCACCGAGCTCATCAAGCTCGAGAAGAGCTTGTAA
- the LOC108601088 gene encoding LOW QUALITY PROTEIN: F-box only protein 33 (The sequence of the model RefSeq protein was modified relative to this genomic sequence to represent the inferred CDS: deleted 1 base in 1 codon), with protein MAWEKIPAVALNQIYDYLSFEDLKVVSTCCWSWRTNFFQRRYFKNFRFHIDVALDDQLAFFHCFMCNLAQEVSISFDLNNAGQAQKMRRLLNKVARSDNIRALRLQTSNVGVASAANSLTDNVVAMEQTFIEPLRLLLSRVSQPCQILDLGAIEALTYYGDDLLQALANPQELLELTLASIKYDPSHYPILTLDTSLLQKCAGLQVLSLDYDSLNDEMLHTIQVLPLRKLLIAVHGLDSEEQAGACDAAWVRFSEHFENIQLVLTLIYAYEAVEQLEVSILRRHMPVTHIRLLFCEFMNRTAIDWMARYFTNTLQSIYYIDTVNKYHGRSDLRFIQHEDPLVMLAWCCKKLEEIVVHGYAMDPHNLVGIARLRGRHLKRLEVSQICWNNAALTNAFNDEMSGLLGHEWQPCIVEQLPAGLRAPVDFNARDQYVYELMRKDLSD; from the exons ATGGCATGGGAAAAGATTCCTGCCGTTGCACTAAATCAAATCTACGACTATCTAAGTTTCGAGGACCTGAAAGTTGTGTCCACTTGCTGCTGGTCATGGAGAACCAATTTTTTCCAAAGACG ttattttaaaaactttcgCTTTCACATTGACGTGGCACTAGATGATCAACTAGCGTTCTTCCATTGCTTTATGTGCAATCTAGCACAGGAGGTGTCCATAAGCTTTGATCTGAACAATGCTGGGCAGGCACAAAAGATGCGCAGGCTGCTCAACAA AGTGGCACGAAGCGACAACATACGCGCATTGCGTTTACAAACGAGCAATGTTGGTGTCGCATCCGCTGCCAATTCATTGACCGATAATGTAGTTGCCATGGAACA GACCTTCATCGAGCCCTTGAGGTTATTGCTTAGCCGTGTCAGTCAACCTTGCCAAATTTTAGACCTGGGTGCCATTGAAGCGCTTACATATTATGGCGATGACTTGCTGCAGGCTCTGGCCAATCCACAAGAGCTGCTGGAGCTTACGTTAGCTAGCATTAAATACGATCCTAGTCACTACCCGATACTAACGTTGGACACCTCGCTGCTGCAAAAGTGCGCTGGACTGCAGGTGCTCTCGCTGGACTATGATTCGCTTAATGATGAGATGCTGCACACCATACAGGTGCTGCCCTTGCGTAAGCTATTGATTGCAGTCCATGGTCTGGACAGCGAGGAGCAAGCTGGCGCCTGCGATGCTGCTTGGGTGAGGTTCTCAGAGCATTTTGAGAATATACAACTAGTGCTGACGCTGATCTATGCCTACGAGGCGGTGGAGCAATTGGAAGTCAGCATCTTGCGGCGTCATATGCCTGTGACCCACATACGTTTGCTCTTTTGTGAATTTATGAATCGTACGGCCATTGACTGGATGGCTAGATATTTCACCAACACTTTGCAGAGCATCTACTATATAGACACGGTGAACAAGTATCATGGACGTAGCGATTTGAGATTCATACAGCATGAGGATCCTTTGGTCATGTTAGCCTGGTGCTGCAAAAAGCTTGAAGAGATTGTGGTGCACGGCTATGCCATGGATCCACATAATCTAGTGGGCATTGCTAGGCTTCGTGGCAGACATCTGAAACGTTTGGAGGTCTCGCAAATCTGTTGGAACAAT GCAGCCTTAACAAATGCATTCAATGAT GAAATGTCCGGACTCTTGGGACATGAGTGGCAGCCATGTATTGTGGAGCAGTTGCCGGCAGGACTACGCGCACCTGTCGATTTTAATGCGCGCGATCAATACGTCTATGAGTTAATGCGTAAGGATCTAAGCGattaa